In Roseisolibacter agri, one genomic interval encodes:
- a CDS encoding MFS transporter produces the protein MPPVSAPTAPQDAPAATPPGRRPAWLGRTVVSLAAVSLLTDASSEMIAPLLPIFLTGALGASASMVGTIEGAAESTASLLKLASGWWSDRLPRRKPLVVAGYLLASTARPLVAIASGAGQVLAVRLADRVGKGLRSAPRDALLAAAVPPEVRGRAFGFHRAADHLGAVIGPLVAFVLLGWVGLSLRTVFWLAAVPAALAVLVLVLAVREEPAAPRVVASVEASTRPASRSLGAMLAAVLVFTLGNSTDAFLVLRATQLGVPVALIPILWAALHVVKSASSTPGGALSDRLGRKPTIVAGWLLYACVYAGFAFAAAAWHVWALVGVYGLFFGLTEGAEKALVADLVEPHARGTAFGWYHLTVGLAALPASLVFGVIWDRRGAPAAFLTGAALALVASLLLVLTVPAGQQQREPGRS, from the coding sequence ATGCCACCCGTATCCGCTCCGACCGCCCCGCAGGACGCGCCGGCCGCGACGCCTCCCGGCCGCCGACCCGCGTGGCTCGGCCGCACGGTCGTGTCGCTGGCCGCCGTCAGCCTGCTGACGGACGCGTCGAGCGAGATGATCGCGCCGCTGCTGCCGATCTTCCTGACGGGCGCGCTCGGCGCGTCGGCCAGCATGGTCGGCACCATCGAGGGTGCAGCCGAGTCGACCGCGTCGCTGCTGAAGCTGGCCAGCGGGTGGTGGTCGGACCGGCTGCCGCGTCGCAAGCCGCTCGTGGTGGCGGGCTACCTGCTCGCCTCGACGGCGCGGCCGCTGGTGGCGATCGCGAGCGGCGCCGGGCAGGTGCTCGCCGTGCGCCTCGCCGACCGGGTGGGGAAGGGGCTGCGCAGCGCGCCGCGCGACGCGCTGCTCGCCGCCGCGGTGCCGCCGGAGGTGCGCGGCCGCGCGTTCGGCTTCCACCGCGCCGCCGACCACCTGGGCGCGGTGATCGGGCCGCTCGTCGCGTTCGTGCTGCTCGGCTGGGTGGGGCTGTCGCTGCGCACCGTGTTCTGGCTCGCGGCGGTGCCCGCGGCGCTGGCCGTGCTGGTGCTCGTGCTCGCAGTGCGCGAGGAGCCGGCGGCGCCGCGCGTCGTCGCATCTGTCGAAGCGAGCACGCGTCCCGCGAGCCGCTCGCTCGGGGCGATGCTGGCGGCGGTGCTCGTGTTCACGCTCGGCAACTCGACCGACGCGTTCCTCGTGCTGCGCGCGACGCAGCTGGGCGTGCCCGTCGCGCTGATCCCGATCCTGTGGGCCGCGCTGCACGTCGTGAAGTCGGCGTCGAGCACGCCCGGCGGCGCGCTGTCGGACCGCCTGGGCCGCAAGCCGACGATCGTCGCCGGCTGGCTGCTCTACGCGTGCGTGTACGCAGGCTTCGCGTTCGCCGCCGCCGCCTGGCACGTGTGGGCACTGGTCGGCGTGTACGGCCTCTTCTTCGGGCTCACCGAGGGCGCGGAGAAGGCGCTCGTCGCCGACCTCGTGGAGCCGCACGCGCGCGGGACCGCGTTCGGCTGGTACCACCTGACGGTGGGGCTGGCGGCGCTGCCGGCGTCGCTGGTGTTCGGCGTGATCTGGGATCGCCGCGGCGCTCCCGCGGCCTTCCTCACGGGCGCGGCCCTCGCGCTGGTCGCGTCGCTGCTGCTCGTGCTGACGGTGCCCGCGGGTCAGCAGCAGCGCGAGCCGGGACGCTCGTAG
- a CDS encoding YbdD/YjiX family protein: MPAATPFLGATLARVREVLHAVLGVPDYERYVRHLRAHHPECAVPTRQEFERERLAARYERPGSRCC, from the coding sequence ATGCCTGCCGCGACGCCCTTCCTCGGAGCCACGCTCGCGCGCGTGCGCGAGGTGCTGCACGCGGTGCTCGGCGTTCCGGACTACGAGCGCTACGTGCGTCACCTGCGCGCGCACCATCCCGAGTGCGCCGTGCCGACGCGCCAGGAGTTCGAGCGCGAGCGGCTCGCCGCGCGCTACGAGCGTCCCGGCTCGCGCTGCTGCTGA
- a CDS encoding M20/M25/M40 family metallo-hydrolase produces MPLLSSAPTAASDVARVHDALARARARLVARDAVTVRDQVTLAEIPAPTGEEEERGAWVARRFRALGLADVRVDAAGNVVGRRPGEDRSEDAPRVAVCAHLDTVFPRETPLQVRHEGRRLVGPGIGDNGRGLTAMLALAETFDGVQLRTRHAIEFVATTGEEGLGDLRGAKRYFAETPNVVAAVALDGAGDERIVHRAVGSRRFRVTFAGPGGHSWAAFGVPNAVHAAARAAAAIAALPLDDSPRVTVSVGRIGGGICVNAIPADAWLEVDLRSTSGAMLDRYEQSIRRAVHGAAYEENVIRAEGTPALTMRVEVIGDRPGGELAAEAPLVAGAVAMTRLVGRVPELGAASTDANVPLGRGVPAIAIGAGGRGGDAHTPAEWFENAEGAVGLARALGIVALAAELVGAA; encoded by the coding sequence ATGCCACTGCTCTCCTCCGCGCCCACGGCTGCGTCCGACGTCGCGCGCGTGCACGACGCGCTCGCGCGCGCCCGCGCGCGACTCGTCGCGCGCGACGCGGTCACGGTACGCGACCAGGTGACGCTCGCCGAGATCCCGGCGCCGACGGGAGAGGAGGAGGAGCGCGGCGCGTGGGTCGCCCGCCGCTTCCGCGCGCTCGGCCTGGCCGACGTGCGGGTGGACGCCGCCGGCAACGTCGTCGGCCGTCGGCCGGGCGAGGACCGATCGGAAGACGCGCCGCGCGTCGCGGTGTGCGCGCACCTCGACACGGTGTTCCCGCGCGAGACGCCGCTGCAGGTGCGGCACGAGGGTCGGCGACTCGTCGGCCCGGGGATCGGCGACAACGGGCGCGGGCTCACGGCGATGCTCGCGCTGGCCGAGACGTTCGACGGCGTGCAGCTGCGCACGCGCCACGCGATCGAGTTCGTCGCGACGACGGGCGAGGAGGGGCTGGGCGACCTGCGCGGCGCGAAGCGCTACTTCGCGGAGACGCCGAACGTGGTCGCAGCTGTCGCGCTGGACGGCGCGGGCGACGAGCGCATCGTGCACCGCGCGGTCGGCTCGCGTCGCTTCCGCGTGACGTTCGCGGGCCCGGGTGGCCACAGCTGGGCAGCGTTCGGCGTGCCGAACGCGGTGCACGCCGCGGCGCGCGCGGCGGCGGCGATCGCGGCGCTGCCGCTCGACGACTCGCCGCGCGTCACCGTCTCGGTGGGGCGCATCGGCGGCGGCATCTGCGTCAACGCGATTCCGGCGGACGCGTGGCTGGAGGTCGACCTGCGCTCGACGTCCGGCGCGATGCTCGACCGCTACGAGCAGTCGATCCGCCGCGCCGTGCACGGCGCCGCGTACGAGGAGAACGTGATCCGCGCCGAGGGGACGCCAGCGCTGACGATGCGCGTCGAGGTCATCGGTGACCGGCCGGGCGGCGAGCTGGCGGCGGAGGCGCCGCTGGTCGCGGGCGCCGTCGCGATGACGCGGCTGGTCGGCCGCGTCCCGGAGCTCGGCGCCGCGTCCACGGACGCGAACGTGCCGCTCGGCCGCGGCGTGCCGGCGATCGCGATCGGTGCGGGCGGGCGTGGCGGCGACGCGCACACGCCCGCCGAATGGTTCGAGAACGCCGAGGGCGCCGTGGGGCTCGCGCGCGCGCTCGGCATCGTCGCGCTGGCCGCGGAGCTGGTCGGCGCCGCGTAG
- a CDS encoding sugar phosphate nucleotidyltransferase has translation MKVIIPLAGKGTRLRPHTHVTPKPMLRIAGKPVMDYVMDDVKRLGDVEQVVYVTGHLKEKVEEHARRDIGLPAVFVEQSVQDGTAGAVNLARPYVDQPVLIIFVDTIFDADLSIVHDTDADGIIWTKEVEDYQRFGVVVTDADGHMTKIVEKPSTPISKRANIGLYYIRNWQLLYEGIDHVLTQPKNKGEYYLTDAFQYMIDKGAKIKVVDVAGWYDAGQIETLLDTNRVMLEKGRARRPGTIDASATIVDPVYIEEGVTITNSTVGPNVSISAGSTIEGSTLRDSIVGAQSRVLGSRLHGSIIGDAVKLEGFAGSVTIGDHAEVRASA, from the coding sequence ATGAAAGTCATCATCCCGCTCGCCGGCAAAGGCACGCGCCTGCGCCCGCACACGCACGTCACGCCCAAGCCCATGCTGCGCATCGCCGGCAAGCCGGTGATGGACTACGTCATGGACGACGTGAAGCGCCTGGGCGACGTGGAGCAGGTGGTCTACGTGACCGGGCACCTGAAGGAGAAGGTCGAGGAGCACGCGCGCCGCGACATCGGCCTGCCCGCGGTGTTCGTCGAACAGTCGGTGCAGGACGGCACGGCGGGCGCGGTGAACCTCGCGCGCCCCTACGTCGACCAGCCGGTGCTGATCATCTTCGTCGACACGATCTTCGACGCCGACCTGTCGATCGTGCACGACACCGACGCCGACGGCATCATCTGGACGAAGGAGGTCGAGGACTACCAGCGCTTCGGCGTGGTGGTCACCGATGCCGACGGCCACATGACGAAGATCGTCGAGAAGCCGTCGACGCCGATCTCGAAGCGCGCCAACATCGGCCTGTACTACATCCGGAACTGGCAGCTGCTCTACGAGGGCATCGACCACGTCCTCACGCAGCCCAAGAACAAGGGCGAGTACTATCTGACCGACGCGTTCCAGTACATGATCGACAAGGGCGCGAAGATCAAGGTCGTCGACGTCGCCGGCTGGTACGACGCCGGCCAGATCGAGACGCTGCTCGACACGAACCGCGTCATGCTCGAGAAGGGCCGCGCGCGCCGTCCCGGCACCATCGACGCCAGCGCGACGATCGTCGATCCGGTCTACATCGAGGAGGGCGTGACGATCACGAACTCCACGGTCGGCCCGAACGTCTCGATCAGCGCCGGCTCCACGATCGAGGGCTCCACGCTGCGCGACTCGATCGTCGGCGCGCAGTCGCGCGTGCTCGGCTCGCGCCTGCACGGCTCGATCATCGGCGACGCGGTGAAGCTGGAGGGCTTCGCGGGCAGCGTCACGATCGGCGACCACGCGGAGGTGCGGGCGAGCGCCTGA
- a CDS encoding GGDEF domain-containing protein, whose product MSLVKQWFHRSAPPAAPPAPVAPAPVPPYVAPQAAEQPARRDAAANDDATVGRMLDTLGTLVQLVGQYAHDSDVRPAAAARHQADLWRRHLTTGLGHPMEDGAEGGATRGGGLAARDWEGAARFATAERQAEHAYVARALDDLRGTVWTLVQGLHQAMGAEAAAGRASASVARRLHAAVSDASPETLRDAALAAVGELGTVIAQREREREQQIAQLGEEISKLGAALEEARREGATDPLTGLGNRRAFDAALDHAAALHGLWGQRVCLLLIDVDLLKQLNDRDGHAAGDAALQRVASHLARIFMRRTDVVARIGGDEFAVLLRDVAPDEARRLAERLVAAVAPSPEAPSPEAPSPEAPSPDEETASITVSAGVAALRQDETAAEWFARADAALYAAKAAGRGRVHRDG is encoded by the coding sequence GTGTCGCTCGTCAAGCAGTGGTTCCACCGCAGCGCGCCGCCCGCCGCCCCGCCGGCTCCCGTCGCGCCGGCTCCCGTCCCGCCCTACGTCGCGCCGCAGGCCGCCGAGCAGCCCGCCCGGCGCGACGCGGCAGCGAACGACGACGCCACGGTCGGACGGATGCTGGACACGCTGGGGACGCTCGTGCAGCTGGTCGGGCAGTACGCGCACGACAGCGACGTGCGTCCCGCCGCGGCGGCGCGGCACCAGGCCGACCTGTGGCGCCGGCACCTGACGACGGGGCTGGGCCATCCCATGGAGGACGGCGCGGAGGGAGGCGCGACGCGCGGCGGCGGCCTGGCGGCACGCGACTGGGAAGGCGCCGCGCGCTTCGCGACCGCGGAGCGGCAGGCGGAGCACGCGTACGTCGCCCGCGCGCTGGACGACCTGCGCGGCACCGTGTGGACGCTCGTGCAGGGCCTCCACCAGGCGATGGGCGCCGAGGCGGCGGCCGGCCGCGCATCCGCGTCGGTCGCGCGTCGGCTGCACGCCGCGGTGAGCGACGCGAGCCCCGAGACGCTCCGCGACGCGGCGCTGGCCGCGGTGGGTGAGCTGGGAACGGTGATCGCGCAGCGCGAGCGCGAGCGCGAGCAGCAGATCGCGCAGCTGGGCGAGGAGATCTCGAAGCTCGGCGCCGCGCTGGAGGAGGCGCGCCGCGAGGGCGCGACCGATCCGCTGACGGGACTCGGCAACCGGCGCGCGTTCGACGCCGCGCTGGACCACGCGGCGGCGCTGCACGGCCTGTGGGGGCAGCGCGTGTGCCTCCTGCTGATCGACGTCGACCTGTTGAAGCAGCTGAACGACCGTGACGGGCACGCCGCGGGAGACGCCGCGCTGCAGCGCGTCGCGTCGCACCTCGCGCGGATCTTCATGCGGCGCACCGACGTCGTCGCGCGCATCGGCGGCGACGAGTTCGCGGTGCTCCTGCGCGACGTGGCGCCCGACGAAGCGCGGCGGCTGGCCGAGCGGCTCGTCGCCGCCGTGGCGCCGTCGCCGGAGGCGCCGTCGCCCGAGGCGCCGTCGCCCGAGGCGCCGTCGCCCGACGAGGAGACCGCGTCGATCACCGTCTCGGCCGGCGTCGCCGCGCTGCGGCAGGACGAGACGGCGGCCGAGTGGTTCGCGCGCGCCGATGCCGCGCTCTACGCGGCCAAGGCGGCCGGGCGTGGCCGCGTGCACCGGGACGGCTGA
- a CDS encoding PEP-CTERM sorting domain-containing protein produces MSILSRPAARAALAVAASAIVAAPAAAQTVYYGQSNLGTQNAAITQARSDFLAALTAGVGTETFEGIPDNTRAPVALNFPGAGTATLTGSGSVETSPSSGAGPVSGAHYYLVTTGGASSAFSIAFANPIAAFGFYGRDLGDNFSNLILRFTLAAGGTRDVQVPYDASRTALPNGNLLFFGLIDTASPFTRVEFRSTASGDVFGFDDMTIGTTQQVASVVPEPSTYVLLASGLGVLGLVARRRRTA; encoded by the coding sequence ATGTCGATCCTCTCCCGTCCCGCTGCCCGCGCCGCGCTCGCCGTTGCCGCGAGCGCCATCGTCGCCGCGCCCGCCGCCGCCCAGACCGTCTACTACGGTCAGAGCAACCTCGGCACCCAGAATGCCGCGATCACGCAGGCGCGCTCGGACTTCCTCGCCGCGCTCACCGCGGGCGTCGGCACCGAGACCTTCGAGGGGATCCCCGACAACACGCGCGCCCCGGTGGCGCTCAACTTCCCGGGCGCGGGCACGGCGACGCTCACGGGCTCGGGCTCGGTGGAGACGTCGCCCAGCTCGGGCGCGGGGCCGGTGTCGGGCGCGCACTACTACCTCGTGACGACGGGCGGCGCGAGCAGCGCCTTCAGCATCGCCTTCGCCAACCCGATCGCCGCCTTCGGCTTCTACGGGCGCGACCTCGGCGACAACTTCTCGAACCTGATCCTCCGCTTCACGCTCGCGGCCGGGGGCACGCGCGACGTGCAGGTGCCGTACGACGCGTCGCGCACCGCGCTGCCCAACGGCAACCTGCTCTTCTTCGGCCTGATCGACACGGCGAGCCCGTTCACGCGCGTCGAGTTCCGCAGCACGGCGTCCGGCGACGTGTTCGGCTTCGACGACATGACGATCGGCACCACGCAGCAGGTGGCCAGCGTCGTCCCCGAGCCTTCGACGTACGTGCTGCTGGCGAGCGGGCTCGGCGTGCTCGGGCTGGTCGCGCGCCGCCGCCGGACCGCCTGA